In Vibrio japonicus, one DNA window encodes the following:
- a CDS encoding glutaredoxin family protein produces MITLYSTEGCHLCEMAFELCQQAGIAEAVDIVDIAFDDALFSRYGVTIPVLSFQGNEINWPFDLQELQHWLDNNGITYHQ; encoded by the coding sequence GTGATCACACTTTATAGTACAGAAGGATGCCATCTCTGTGAGATGGCTTTTGAACTTTGCCAGCAAGCAGGAATTGCCGAAGCAGTAGATATTGTTGATATCGCATTTGATGATGCACTGTTTTCTCGTTACGGCGTCACTATTCCTGTGCTCAGTTTCCAAGGAAATGAAATCAACTGGCCTTTCGATTTACAAGAATTACAACATTGGTTAGATAACAATGGCATTACTTACCATCAATAA
- the rlmKL gene encoding bifunctional 23S rRNA (guanine(2069)-N(7))-methyltransferase RlmK/23S rRNA (guanine(2445)-N(2))-methyltransferase RlmL, whose protein sequence is MHQYLAVTSNGLENLLVEELTKLGISNAKPVQAGVRFKASNEQIYRCCLWSRLASRFVRVLSEFTCNDDMDLYLATSSVNWVNQFHSSKKFVVDFKGTNREIRNSQYGAMKVKDAVVDSFNKKNLPRPSISKDQADLRIHVRLHKDKAILGVDMVGGGLHQRGYRPESGKAPLRETLAAAIILRSGWDETKPLLDPMCGSGTLLIEAAMMAANMAPGVNRKQWGFESLEDFEPELWAEIKSEAAVQARRGVRKVVAKFYGFDNDARVLQTAKDNARRAGVEDLIEFNLGDAAQVVRPAEFENGVIICNPPYGERLGTHPGLIALYTAFGAQIKAQFGGCQASIFSSSDELLSCLRMRADKQFKLNNGALLCHQKNYSISERAVQTSGDTVTESVIAPDFSNRLKKNMAKIGKWARKEKLDCYRIYDADLPEYNVAIDIYLDHLVIQEYAAPKNIPEEKAKRRLTDIIRVAIQVTGTDANKVVLKVREKQKGRSQYQKLSQESETMVVNEYGVKLIVNLHDYLDTGLFLDHKITRRKLGEMARGKDFLNLFAYTGSATVHAACGGAKSTTTVDMSKTYLDWAKENMKLNGQVGRQHRFEQADCLQWLESSTAQFDLIFIDPPTFSNSKRMEQSFDVQRDHIQLMTNLKRLLRAGGTIVFSNNKRHFKMDDEKMAELGLEAKNISHLTLPMDFSRNKHIHNCWIVTHKD, encoded by the coding sequence ATGCATCAATATCTTGCGGTTACTTCCAATGGCCTGGAGAACCTGTTAGTTGAAGAGCTAACAAAGCTAGGGATCAGCAATGCCAAGCCTGTGCAAGCAGGGGTTCGATTCAAAGCCTCAAACGAACAAATCTACCGTTGCTGTTTGTGGAGTCGACTAGCTTCGCGATTCGTTCGTGTTCTCTCAGAATTTACCTGTAACGACGATATGGATCTTTATCTTGCGACTTCTTCGGTTAACTGGGTAAACCAATTCCATAGTTCTAAGAAGTTTGTCGTGGATTTCAAAGGCACAAACCGAGAAATTCGTAATAGCCAATACGGTGCGATGAAGGTAAAAGATGCAGTAGTGGACAGCTTCAATAAGAAGAATCTTCCACGTCCATCGATCAGTAAAGATCAGGCCGATCTTAGAATTCATGTCCGCTTACATAAAGACAAAGCTATTCTTGGCGTGGACATGGTGGGTGGCGGCTTGCACCAACGTGGCTATCGTCCTGAATCGGGTAAAGCACCTCTACGTGAGACACTAGCAGCTGCGATTATTCTGCGCAGTGGCTGGGATGAGACTAAGCCACTACTAGACCCTATGTGTGGTTCGGGTACATTGCTGATTGAAGCTGCAATGATGGCCGCAAACATGGCTCCAGGTGTGAATCGCAAGCAGTGGGGTTTTGAGTCCCTTGAAGATTTCGAGCCAGAGCTTTGGGCAGAGATTAAATCTGAAGCCGCAGTACAAGCAAGACGTGGTGTCAGAAAAGTTGTCGCTAAGTTTTATGGCTTTGATAACGATGCTCGTGTACTACAAACAGCGAAAGACAATGCTCGCCGAGCTGGTGTAGAAGATCTGATTGAATTTAATCTAGGTGATGCAGCGCAAGTGGTTCGTCCTGCAGAGTTTGAAAACGGTGTCATCATCTGTAACCCACCATACGGTGAGCGTTTGGGTACTCACCCTGGTCTGATCGCACTGTACACCGCATTTGGCGCACAAATCAAAGCTCAGTTTGGTGGATGTCAGGCGTCTATTTTCTCTAGCTCGGATGAACTGCTTAGTTGTTTACGCATGCGAGCAGATAAGCAATTCAAGCTGAATAACGGCGCTTTGCTATGTCACCAAAAGAATTACTCCATTTCTGAACGTGCAGTGCAAACATCAGGTGACACTGTCACTGAGTCGGTTATCGCTCCAGACTTTTCGAACCGCCTTAAGAAGAACATGGCGAAAATCGGCAAGTGGGCTCGCAAAGAGAAGCTAGATTGTTACCGAATTTACGATGCAGACTTGCCTGAATACAACGTTGCTATTGATATTTACTTAGACCATCTTGTGATTCAGGAATACGCTGCGCCGAAGAACATTCCAGAAGAAAAAGCAAAACGCAGGCTTACAGACATCATTCGTGTGGCTATCCAAGTAACAGGCACGGATGCGAACAAAGTGGTTCTGAAAGTTCGTGAGAAGCAAAAAGGGCGTTCTCAATATCAGAAGCTGTCTCAAGAATCAGAAACCATGGTTGTTAACGAGTACGGCGTGAAGTTAATCGTAAACTTGCACGATTATCTGGATACGGGATTGTTCCTCGATCATAAGATCACTCGTCGTAAACTTGGTGAAATGGCGCGTGGTAAAGATTTCTTGAATTTATTTGCTTACACAGGCTCAGCAACTGTGCATGCTGCGTGCGGCGGTGCTAAGTCCACAACAACGGTAGACATGTCGAAAACTTACCTAGACTGGGCTAAAGAGAACATGAAGCTCAATGGTCAGGTAGGGCGTCAGCATCGTTTCGAGCAAGCGGATTGTCTGCAGTGGCTTGAGAGCTCAACAGCTCAGTTTGACCTTATCTTCATCGATCCGCCGACATTCTCAAACTCTAAACGTATGGAGCAGAGCTTTGATGTTCAGCGTGACCACATTCAGCTAATGACCAACCTGAAACGTCTATTACGCGCTGGTGGTACGATTGTGTTCTCGAACAATAAGCGTCACTTTAAGATGGATGACGAGAAAATGGCCGAGCTTGGTTTAGAGGCGAAGAACATCTCGCATCTCACATTGCCAATGGACTTCTCACGCAATAAGCACATCCACAACTGTTGGATTGTGACCCACAAGGATTAA
- a CDS encoding cell division protein ZapC, which yields MLKPSDNWTWYYDEKEEHLMLDLGDSMVFKTNLSRKLIVDCAIGTNEFSVDDASAFQTYKEQIAYLELSEPRQAELALYCAAAKRFHKPVQPKSWFFDSLSNGDSALQEGDFVHLSTANSSGTFIILEVGECASLCASVSLDEFYLTGSKSLEFGQAIKVMHDRMLPINHQIHTRLVAMAG from the coding sequence ATGCTTAAACCCAGTGATAATTGGACTTGGTACTATGACGAAAAGGAAGAGCATCTGATGCTAGACCTTGGCGATAGCATGGTATTCAAAACCAACCTTTCTCGCAAATTGATTGTAGATTGTGCTATTGGCACAAATGAGTTCTCTGTTGATGATGCATCTGCTTTTCAGACATATAAAGAGCAAATCGCTTATTTAGAGCTTTCAGAGCCTCGCCAGGCTGAGCTAGCATTGTACTGTGCTGCGGCAAAACGCTTCCATAAGCCAGTGCAACCCAAGAGTTGGTTTTTCGATTCGTTATCAAACGGCGATAGTGCACTACAGGAAGGGGACTTTGTACACTTGTCCACCGCCAATAGTAGTGGCACCTTTATTATCCTAGAAGTCGGGGAGTGCGCGAGTTTGTGTGCGTCTGTATCGCTTGATGAATTCTATTTGACAGGTTCTAAATCGCTTGAATTCGGTCAAGCGATAAAAGTGATGCATGATCGAATGCTACCAATTAACCACCAAATTCATACCCGTCTGGTTGCGATGGCGGGCTAA
- the pyrD gene encoding quinone-dependent dihydroorotate dehydrogenase: MLYRLARTGFFQLDAEKAHDLAIKNFKRFTGTPLDLFYRQQLPNRPVDCMGLTFRNPVGLAAGLDKNGECIEAFDAMGFGFVEVGTVTPRPQPGNDKPRLFRLVEAEGIINRMGFNNLGVDNLVENVKKAKYDCVLGINIGKNKDTPIEKGAEDYLICMEKVYQYADYIAVNISSPNTPGLRSLQYGEALDELLAELKQKQAELKEKHDKYVPLALKIAPDLSDDEITQICESLIKNNIDGVIATNTTLDRSMVEGMKHANEAGGLSGRPVQSRSTEVVRKLHEELGDKIPVIGVGGIDSYVAAKEKLMAGAKLVQVYSGFIYHGPALVGNIVKNL; encoded by the coding sequence ATGCTTTACCGTCTAGCCAGAACTGGCTTTTTCCAACTTGATGCCGAAAAGGCACACGATCTTGCAATTAAGAATTTCAAACGCTTCACTGGTACTCCTCTCGATCTTTTCTATCGTCAACAACTTCCAAATCGTCCTGTCGACTGTATGGGCCTGACATTTCGTAACCCAGTAGGTTTGGCAGCGGGTTTAGATAAAAACGGGGAATGTATTGAGGCATTTGATGCGATGGGCTTTGGTTTTGTTGAAGTGGGTACGGTAACACCACGTCCTCAACCTGGTAATGATAAACCACGTCTTTTCCGTTTGGTTGAAGCGGAAGGGATCATCAATCGCATGGGCTTTAACAACTTAGGTGTCGATAACCTTGTAGAGAATGTTAAGAAAGCGAAATACGATTGCGTGCTTGGTATCAACATCGGCAAAAACAAAGATACACCTATCGAGAAAGGCGCAGAAGACTATCTGATCTGTATGGAGAAGGTATACCAATACGCAGACTACATTGCTGTGAATATTTCTTCGCCAAACACACCAGGACTTCGTTCACTCCAATACGGTGAAGCTTTGGATGAACTGCTTGCAGAGTTAAAGCAGAAGCAAGCTGAGCTGAAAGAGAAACACGATAAGTACGTCCCACTTGCGTTAAAGATCGCGCCAGATCTTAGCGATGACGAAATCACGCAAATCTGCGAGTCTCTGATCAAGAATAATATTGATGGTGTGATTGCAACAAACACCACACTAGACCGTTCTATGGTTGAAGGAATGAAACACGCCAATGAAGCGGGTGGCTTAAGTGGGCGTCCGGTTCAATCTCGCAGCACAGAAGTCGTGCGCAAACTACACGAAGAGCTAGGAGATAAGATTCCTGTTATCGGAGTAGGTGGTATTGATTCTTACGTTGCTGCAAAAGAGAAACTTATGGCAGGCGCTAAACTAGTGCAGGTGTATTCGGGTTTCATTTACCATGGACCCGCATTAGTAGGTAATATCGTCAAGAATCTGTAG
- a CDS encoding NAD-glutamate dehydrogenase, protein MTARETLMPVLLEKVYQLIQDKLELAHQPLVTQLAQHLFSNISQDDLIERNESDLYGAVVSLWHHISEKSADDVSVRVFNPTVSRQGWQSTHTIVEIVIPDSPFLVDSIKMALSRLDLASHLMLHGPTQIARSNSGEITAINQGEGALQSLFHIEVDRLSDKAEMNSLKEELLSILKDTSLVVKDWQPMVKKLKEVTNQVESLQGKIQIERDRFDEAINFLRWLGDHNFTFMGYKEYDLVSIEGDTELKPTDEEGLGLFAEPSRVRTVKLSDFPDSARLEAKKPFLLNMTKGNVPSRIHRPAYTDYIGIKKFDDKGKVIGEHRFTGLYTSAVYNQSVAGIPLIREKVERILKASGYRQGSYSYKALHNILENYPRDELLQAKEEELLEVGMGVVQMQDRDLLRLFVRRDPYGRFFSCMVYVTKDRYNTELRRQTQRILKQYFGCDKEVEFTTYFSESPLARTHYIVRVDNDNIDVDVKTIEQNLMEASSTWDDRLSDAIVANFGESKGLPLSKVYMRAFPRSYKEDVMPGSAVDDIQRLEALSDDNKLGMLFYRPQELAADSKAVRLKLYHRDEPIHLSDVMPMLENLGLRVIGESPYEVRKANGQVFWILDFSMLHKSDKTVDLREARDRFQQAFAAIWAGELESDGFNRLLLGASLSGREISILRAYARYMRQVGFPFSQQYIEDTLSHYPDLAKGLVGLFAKRFDPKFKGSEKGQNDLIKKMTEQLDHVESLDDDRIIRRYMEMITATLRTNYYQLDENNQPKPWLSLKLKPSEIPEIPQPVPAFEIFVYAPDIEGVHLRGGKVARGGLRWSDRQEDFRTEVLGLVKAQQVKNTVIVPVGAKGGFVCKRQHTLSGRDEIFAEGQRCYKRFIRALLDVSDNIIEGEVVPPKSVVRHDEDDPYLVVAADKGTATFSDLANSVSEEYNFWLGDAFASGGSNGYDHKAMGITAKGGWESVKRHFREMGINCQTTDFTAIGVGDMAGDVFGNGMLLSKHIRLQAAFNHMHIFIDPNPESATSWEERNRLFNLPRSSWEDYNAELISQGGGIFSRRAKSIELTPEIQKMLGTKKASLAPNELIKMILKMKVDLLWNGGIGTYVKSSSETHTDVGDRANDVLRIDGRDLRAKVVGEGGNLGMTQLGRIEYALTGGRVNTDFVDNVGGVDCSDNEVNIKIFLNGLVANGDLTIKQRNQILESMEDEVGEIVLEDAYCQSESISVTEQQGTSLVKENIRFIHAMEKSGYLDRALEYIPDDETLLEREKQGLALTRPELAVLVAYAKMVLKEDLAQPEIANDEFHAEQLVRYFPTELRRNYKEQMINHPLRVEIIATALANQMVNEMGCNFVTRLQEETGATVVDIANAYTAAREVYGLGQVFEQVRELDNDASTQAQYDMMFHVRRTLRRLSRWLLRNRTGKQTVNQLIDLYQADVETIKADLDNMLVPSEVKEHDDMAAAWIEQGIAAELANYVARLSSLYSVLDISTVSREKGKSVEKSAKLYFNLGDRLSLHWFLKQINNQAVDNNWQALARAAFREDLDWQQRQLTGQVLSCGCASDDLDVMKALEDWVEANETSLQRWDNILNEFKVGSVHEFAKFSVALRELMLLNLNCSAIE, encoded by the coding sequence ATGACCGCGCGTGAAACACTAATGCCGGTTCTTCTTGAAAAAGTTTACCAGCTTATTCAAGACAAACTCGAGCTTGCTCACCAACCTTTAGTCACTCAACTTGCTCAGCATTTATTCAGCAATATCTCTCAAGACGACTTAATCGAACGTAATGAATCTGACCTTTATGGCGCTGTTGTGAGTCTTTGGCACCATATCAGCGAGAAAAGTGCAGATGACGTTTCTGTTCGCGTCTTTAACCCAACTGTTAGCCGTCAAGGTTGGCAATCCACACACACTATCGTTGAGATAGTCATTCCAGATAGCCCTTTTCTGGTTGACTCAATCAAGATGGCACTAAGTCGTTTAGACCTTGCGTCTCACTTAATGCTTCATGGTCCAACTCAAATTGCGCGTAGCAATTCAGGTGAAATCACTGCGATTAATCAAGGTGAAGGCGCACTTCAGTCTTTGTTCCATATTGAAGTCGACCGCTTAAGCGACAAAGCAGAAATGAACTCTCTGAAAGAGGAGTTGCTTAGTATTCTGAAAGACACCAGCCTAGTTGTGAAAGATTGGCAACCTATGGTGAAAAAGCTGAAAGAAGTCACGAATCAAGTAGAGTCATTGCAGGGTAAAATTCAAATCGAACGTGATCGTTTTGACGAAGCCATTAACTTCCTACGTTGGTTAGGTGACCATAACTTTACGTTCATGGGTTACAAAGAGTATGACTTAGTCTCTATCGAAGGCGACACAGAGCTAAAGCCAACTGACGAAGAAGGTTTGGGCTTGTTTGCTGAGCCATCGCGTGTACGTACTGTTAAGTTATCTGACTTTCCTGATTCCGCACGTTTAGAAGCGAAAAAGCCATTCTTACTGAATATGACCAAAGGTAACGTACCTTCGCGTATTCACCGCCCAGCTTACACGGACTACATTGGCATCAAGAAGTTTGATGACAAAGGTAAAGTTATCGGTGAGCACCGCTTTACGGGTTTATACACTTCAGCGGTATACAACCAAAGTGTTGCAGGTATCCCACTGATCCGTGAAAAGGTTGAACGTATTCTTAAAGCGAGTGGTTACCGTCAGGGATCATACTCGTACAAAGCGCTACACAATATCCTAGAAAACTACCCTCGTGACGAGCTACTTCAAGCGAAAGAAGAAGAGCTGCTTGAAGTGGGTATGGGTGTAGTACAAATGCAAGATCGTGATTTGTTACGCTTGTTCGTGCGCCGCGATCCATATGGTCGTTTCTTCAGCTGCATGGTGTACGTAACTAAAGATCGTTACAACACCGAATTACGTCGTCAGACTCAACGCATCTTAAAGCAGTACTTTGGCTGCGATAAAGAAGTGGAATTTACAACGTATTTCTCTGAAAGCCCACTAGCTAGAACACATTACATTGTTCGTGTTGATAACGACAATATTGACGTAGACGTAAAAACGATTGAGCAAAACTTAATGGAAGCATCTTCAACTTGGGACGATCGCCTGTCTGATGCGATTGTAGCGAACTTTGGTGAAAGTAAAGGTCTGCCTTTATCAAAAGTATACATGCGCGCGTTCCCTCGCTCATACAAAGAAGATGTCATGCCTGGCTCTGCGGTTGATGACATTCAACGCCTAGAAGCATTGAGTGACGATAACAAACTCGGCATGCTTTTCTACCGACCTCAGGAGCTTGCTGCGGATTCAAAAGCGGTGCGATTAAAACTGTACCATCGCGATGAACCTATCCACCTATCGGACGTTATGCCGATGTTGGAGAACCTTGGTCTACGCGTTATCGGTGAGTCACCATACGAAGTACGTAAAGCGAACGGTCAAGTATTCTGGATCCTTGATTTCTCAATGCTTCATAAGAGCGACAAGACCGTTGATCTACGTGAAGCTCGTGATCGTTTCCAACAAGCGTTTGCTGCAATTTGGGCGGGTGAGCTAGAAAGCGATGGATTCAACCGTTTGCTACTAGGTGCTTCTCTATCAGGTCGAGAAATCTCTATCTTGCGTGCTTATGCTCGTTACATGCGTCAGGTTGGCTTCCCATTCAGTCAACAGTACATTGAAGATACATTGAGCCATTATCCAGACCTAGCTAAAGGGTTAGTTGGTCTGTTTGCTAAACGCTTTGATCCTAAATTCAAGGGCAGCGAAAAAGGGCAAAATGATCTCATCAAGAAGATGACAGAGCAGCTTGATCATGTAGAGAGCCTAGATGACGACCGTATCATTCGTCGTTACATGGAGATGATCACTGCGACACTTCGTACTAACTACTACCAGTTGGATGAAAATAATCAGCCAAAACCTTGGTTGTCTCTAAAACTCAAACCAAGTGAGATCCCAGAGATTCCACAACCAGTACCAGCGTTTGAGATTTTCGTCTACGCGCCAGACATTGAAGGTGTACACCTTCGTGGCGGTAAAGTGGCACGTGGTGGTTTACGTTGGTCTGATCGCCAAGAAGATTTCCGTACAGAAGTACTTGGCCTTGTAAAAGCGCAACAAGTTAAAAACACTGTAATCGTTCCTGTGGGTGCGAAAGGTGGTTTCGTTTGTAAACGTCAGCACACATTAAGTGGTCGTGATGAGATCTTCGCGGAAGGTCAACGTTGCTACAAGCGCTTCATTCGTGCGCTACTTGATGTCTCAGACAATATTATCGAAGGTGAAGTTGTTCCACCTAAGAGCGTTGTTCGCCATGATGAAGATGACCCATACCTCGTTGTTGCAGCGGATAAGGGTACGGCAACGTTCTCTGATTTGGCTAACTCTGTATCGGAAGAGTACAACTTCTGGTTAGGTGATGCGTTTGCATCTGGTGGTTCAAATGGTTACGACCACAAAGCGATGGGTATCACAGCGAAAGGTGGTTGGGAATCAGTGAAGCGCCACTTCCGTGAGATGGGCATTAACTGTCAGACGACAGACTTTACTGCCATCGGTGTCGGTGACATGGCGGGTGACGTATTTGGTAACGGTATGCTGCTGTCGAAACACATTCGTCTGCAAGCTGCATTTAACCACATGCATATCTTTATCGATCCAAACCCAGAGTCAGCAACAAGTTGGGAAGAGCGTAATCGCTTATTCAATCTTCCACGTTCAAGCTGGGAAGACTACAACGCAGAATTGATTTCTCAGGGTGGTGGTATCTTCTCTCGTCGTGCTAAGTCGATTGAATTAACGCCAGAAATTCAAAAAATGCTGGGTACGAAGAAAGCATCACTCGCTCCTAATGAACTGATTAAGATGATCCTGAAAATGAAAGTGGATCTTCTGTGGAACGGTGGTATCGGTACCTACGTTAAGTCTTCAAGCGAAACTCACACAGATGTTGGCGATCGCGCGAATGATGTTCTGCGTATTGACGGTCGTGACCTACGTGCAAAAGTTGTCGGTGAAGGTGGTAACTTAGGTATGACTCAGCTTGGTCGTATCGAATACGCTTTGACTGGTGGCCGCGTAAACACGGACTTTGTTGATAACGTGGGTGGCGTGGACTGCTCGGATAACGAAGTGAACATCAAGATCTTCCTGAATGGACTGGTAGCAAATGGTGATCTAACGATCAAACAGCGTAATCAGATCCTAGAATCTATGGAAGATGAAGTTGGTGAGATTGTTCTTGAAGATGCTTACTGTCAGTCTGAATCTATCTCAGTGACAGAGCAGCAGGGCACTTCTTTAGTTAAAGAGAACATTCGCTTTATCCATGCAATGGAGAAATCTGGCTATCTTGATCGTGCGCTTGAGTACATCCCTGATGATGAAACCTTGCTAGAGCGTGAAAAACAGGGCTTAGCTTTAACGCGTCCTGAGCTTGCGGTGTTAGTTGCGTATGCGAAAATGGTTCTGAAGGAAGATCTGGCACAACCAGAAATCGCGAATGATGAGTTCCATGCTGAACAGCTTGTTCGTTACTTCCCGACAGAGTTACGCCGTAACTACAAAGAGCAGATGATTAACCACCCACTGCGTGTCGAAATTATTGCGACAGCTCTTGCGAACCAGATGGTTAACGAGATGGGTTGTAACTTTGTCACTCGTCTGCAAGAAGAAACTGGTGCAACCGTTGTTGACATTGCGAACGCCTATACTGCAGCGCGTGAAGTTTACGGATTGGGACAAGTATTTGAGCAGGTGCGTGAACTTGACAATGATGCATCAACACAAGCTCAGTACGACATGATGTTCCATGTACGTCGCACGCTACGTCGTTTGTCACGCTGGCTTCTACGTAACCGCACGGGTAAACAAACAGTGAATCAGCTGATTGATTTGTACCAAGCGGATGTTGAGACAATCAAAGCTGATCTAGACAACATGCTTGTACCTTCAGAGGTGAAAGAGCACGATGACATGGCTGCGGCGTGGATTGAGCAGGGTATTGCTGCTGAACTAGCCAACTATGTTGCTCGTTTGTCTAGCCTATACTCAGTACTGGATATTTCCACAGTGTCTCGTGAGAAAGGCAAATCAGTTGAGAAAAGTGCGAAGCTGTACTTCAATCTAGGCGATCGTTTGTCACTACACTGGTTCTTAAAACAGATTAACAACCAAGCGGTAGACAACAACTGGCAAGCGTTAGCACGAGCAGCGTTCCGTGAAGATCTTGATTGGCAACAACGTCAACTTACAGGCCAAGTGCTAAGTTGTGGCTGCGCATCAGACGACCTAGACGTAATGAAAGCACTAGAGGACTGGGTTGAAGCGAATGAAACGTCTCTTCAACGCTGGGATAATATCCTCAACGAGTTCAAAGTGGGTTCTGTTCACGAGTTCGCTAAGTTCTCAGTGGCATTGCGCGAATTGATGTTACTGAATCTGAATTGTTCAGCTATAGAGTAG
- a CDS encoding DUF2835 domain-containing protein, producing the protein MNYYYFSLNISYNTFLSHYGGVASNVVVNTESGLRLQLPASRFRPFLSQLGVKGRFRLITDQSNKFVKLEVL; encoded by the coding sequence ATGAACTACTACTATTTTTCACTCAATATTTCTTACAACACGTTTCTTTCTCACTATGGGGGCGTGGCCAGTAACGTCGTTGTTAATACAGAGAGCGGCTTGCGTCTTCAGTTACCAGCATCGAGATTCAGGCCATTCTTAAGCCAGCTTGGTGTCAAAGGGCGTTTTCGGTTAATAACTGACCAAAGTAACAAATTTGTTAAGTTAGAAGTTCTGTGA